TGAAGCCGGAGCGCCAGCTGCCGGGATCGGCTTCCTGCAGGCCGACGATGTCGTGGCGACCGGCCAGCTGGGCGATGGCGTCGAGCATGCCGCGCTTGTTGCCCATCGGCAGCACGTGCGACCAGCTGCGGGTGGCGTAGTCGCTGTAGCGGCGGGTGCTGGAGCCGGCCTGGATGTTGGCGCTCAGCAGCTTCAGCCGCTGCGCGGCGCCATCGGCGCCGGCAGCGGCGTCGGGCGCAGGCTGGGCCTGCGCCTGGGCGGGATCAGAGGCCGCCACCGGCCTGGGTCGCGGCGCGCTCGCGGGCGACCAGCTGGTCGGTGATGCGCAGGATGTCTTCCAGCGTGCGGCCGCGCACGCGGTACTTGCCGTTCACGACCACGGTCGGGGTGGCGTCGATGCCGCTGCGCTGCATGAACTGGCGGGTGCGGCCAATCTGGGCCTTGACTGCGAAGCTGTCGATGGTGGCCTTGAGCTGGCTGGCATCGGCGCCGTTCTTGGCCATGACCGCGATGATCTCGTCGGCGCTGGCGTTCGGGCGCAGGCTGCGCTCGATGTGCATGGCGTTGAACAGCGGCGTGTGCACGCGGTCGATCACGCCCACGGCTTCGGCGGCGAAGAAGGCCGGGCCGAACTTGTCCTGGTCGCTGAAGGCGGCCGGCAGCATGGTGAAGCGGACGTCGGACGGGAGGCGCTTCTTCCAGGCGCCGACCAGCGGATCGAAGGCCGCGCAGTGGCCGCAGGAATAGGCGAACACTTCGACCACTTCCACCTTGCCGTTGAGCGGGGCGAAGGGCTGGCCGCCGGGAATCTCGACGTAGTCGGTGCCGGGCACCAGGGCCGGGCCCTGGGCGGCGGCCTGCGCGGCAGCGGCGACCGCGGCCTCGGCGGCGGGATCGGCCGGGGCGTCGGCAGGCGGCGTGGCGGCATCGGCGGCCGTGGCGGCGGTGCCTTCGGCGGCGGGTTCGCCGGTGGCCGCAGGCTCGTCGGCGATGGGGGCCGTGGATTCAGTGGGCGTGGCCGGCGCGGTGGCGGTATCGGGCGTCGCGGGCGTTTCAGCGCCGCCGCAGGCGACGAGCAGCAGGCTCAGGAGCAGGGGGGCGAGGAGGCGCTTGGTCATGGTGTGCACTCGTTGTGTTGCGGATGCGGGAATCAGCGGGCGCCGGCGGCGCGCTCGCGCGCGACCAGCAGGTCGGTGATGCGGAGCAGGTCGCCGAAGCTGCGGCCGATGACGCGGTAGCGGCCGTTGACGATGATCGTCGGCGTGCCCTGAACGCCAGCGGCCATGATGAACCTGCGCGCCGCGTCCATCTGCGCGTCGGTCTCCGGCGAACGCATCGCCGCGAGCACCTGCGCGCGGTCGAGGCCGAAGCCGGCGTACAGCGTGGCGTACTCGTCCAGCGAGGCGCCACGTGCCGGCAGCGACTGCTCGACATGCAGGGCGCGGTAGGTCGGCTCGTGCGTCTTGTCCAGCGCGCCCAGCGACGCCGCGGCGAAGTATGCCCGCGCGGCGGCATCGTTCTGCGTGAACGCACCGGGCAGGTAGCGGAAGGCGACGTCGGCCGGCAGGCGGCGCTGCCACTGCGCGAGCACCGGCTGGAAGTCGTTGCAGACGTGGCACCAGTAGGCGAACACCTCCACCACTTCGACCTTGCCCGGCTCGGCCCGCAGCGGCTCGCCGTCGGGGATGGTGACGAAGTCATGGCCTTCGACCAGGCCGTCGTCGGCGCGCGCGGAGGCGGGCAGCCACGCGAGCGTGGCCAGCGCGAGGACGAGGAGGGCGGTGGACAGGCGCTGGAGCATCGGCA
The sequence above is a segment of the Luteimonas sp. MC1750 genome. Coding sequences within it:
- a CDS encoding thiol:disulfide interchange protein DsbA/DsbL, translating into MTKRLLAPLLLSLLLVACGGAETPATPDTATAPATPTESTAPIADEPAATGEPAAEGTAATAADAATPPADAPADPAAEAAVAAAAQAAAQGPALVPGTDYVEIPGGQPFAPLNGKVEVVEVFAYSCGHCAAFDPLVGAWKKRLPSDVRFTMLPAAFSDQDKFGPAFFAAEAVGVIDRVHTPLFNAMHIERSLRPNASADEIIAVMAKNGADASQLKATIDSFAVKAQIGRTRQFMQRSGIDATPTVVVNGKYRVRGRTLEDILRITDQLVARERAATQAGGGL
- a CDS encoding thiol:disulfide interchange protein DsbA/DsbL, with product MPMLQRLSTALLVLALATLAWLPASARADDGLVEGHDFVTIPDGEPLRAEPGKVEVVEVFAYWCHVCNDFQPVLAQWQRRLPADVAFRYLPGAFTQNDAAARAYFAAASLGALDKTHEPTYRALHVEQSLPARGASLDEYATLYAGFGLDRAQVLAAMRSPETDAQMDAARRFIMAAGVQGTPTIIVNGRYRVIGRSFGDLLRITDLLVARERAAGAR